A portion of the Desmodus rotundus isolate HL8 chromosome 8, HLdesRot8A.1, whole genome shotgun sequence genome contains these proteins:
- the MAFA gene encoding transcription factor MafA, which produces MAAELAMGAELPSSPLAIEYVNDFDLMKFEVKKEPPEAERFCHRLPPGSLSSTPLSTPCSSVPSSPSFCAPSPGTGAGGAGGGAGTAQAGSAPGPASGAPSAVGGASGKPALEDLYWMSGYQHHLNPEALNLTPEDAVEALIGSGHHAGHHGAHHPAAAAAYEAFRGQGFAGSSGGADDVGAGHHHGAHHTSHHHHHHAAHHHHHHHHHHHGGAGPGVGGTGHHVRLEERFSDDQLVSMSVRELNRQLRGFSKEEVIRLKQKRRTLKNRGYAQSCRFKRVQQRHILESEKCQLQSQVEQLKLEVGRLAKERDLYKEKYEKLAGRNGPGGASGTGFPRESSPPQAGPGGAKGAPDFFL; this is translated from the coding sequence ATGGCCGCAGAGCTGGCGATGGGCGCCGAGCTGCCCAGTAGCCCGCTAGCCATCGAGTACGTCAACGACTTCGACCTGATGAAGTTCGAGGTGAAGAAGGAGCCACCGGAGGCTGAACGTTTCTGTCATCGCCTGCCGCCCGGCTCGCTGTCCTCGACTCCTCTCAGCACGCCCTGCTCCTCCGTGCCCTCCTCGCCCAGCTTCTGCGCGCCCAGCCCGGGCACCGGGGCCGGCGGCGCAGGAGGCGGTGCCGGCACAGCGCAGGCCGGGAGCGCCCCGGGGCCGGCGAGCGGGGCCCCCAGCGCCGTCGGAGGCGCCTCGGGGAAGCCGGCACTGGAGGATCTGTACTGGATGAGCGGCTACCAGCACCACCTGAACCCCGAGGCGCTCAACCTGACGCCGGAGGACGCGGTGGAGGCGCTCATTGGCAGCGGCCACCACGCCGGGCATCACGGCGCGCATCACCCGGCGGCTGCTGCGGCCTACGAGGCCTTCCGGGGCCAAGGCTTCGCGGGCAGCAGCGGAGGCGCGGACGACGTGGGTGCTGGCCACCACCATGGCGCGCACCACaccagccaccaccaccaccaccacgcggctcaccaccaccaccaccaccaccaccaccaccacggcgGCGCAGGCCCCGGCGTGGGCGGCACAGGCCACCACGTGCGCCTGGAGGAGCGCTTCTCCGACGACCAGTTGGTGTCCATGTCGGTGCGCGAGCTGAACCGTCAGCTCCGCGGCTTCAGCAAGGAGGAGGTCATCCGGCTGAAGCAGAAGCGGCGCACGCTCAAGAACCGCGGCTATGCGCAGTCGTGCCGCTTCAAGCGGGTGCAGCAGCGGCACATTCTGGAGAGCGAGAAGTGCcagctccagagccaggtggAGCAGCTGAAGCTGGAGGTGGGGCGCCTGGCCAAGGAGCGGGACCTGTACAAGGAGAAATACGAGAAGCTGGCGGGCCGCAATGGCCCCGGGGGCGCGAGCGGGACCGGCTTCCCGCGGGAGTCCTCGCCGCCGCAGGCCGGCCCCGGCGGGGCCAAGGGCGCGCCCGACTTCTTCCTGTGA